GCATTAGGGTTATTGAAAACAAAACCGCGTCCGTTTAACCCATCTTGAAAGTCAAGCGTGACGCCTTTGAGATATAACATACTCTTGTAATCAACGGCAACTTTGACTGCGCCGAATTCCAATATCGTATCGTTTTCAGAAATGGTTTCATCAAAAGCTAACGAATATTGAAAACCAGAGCAACCACCGCCTTGAACACCCATACGCAATGTATAATTTTCAGGAATACTTTGTTCGCGCATGATCGAACCGATTTCTTCAATAGCACGTTGTGTAATCACCACATCGTTAACGGCTTCCATAGTTTCTGTCATGATATTATCTCCTTAAACCACTGTTTGATCTATAATTAGGTGTTTTCAATGAAACTAATGTAGAATAAAAAAATTCCCTTGTCAAGCATTTTCCTGACGTATATCATTGTTTCTCTTGACTGGTTGACTGTATTATTCTATATTCATTTCATTAAGATTGAGACGCAGTCTCAATCTTAATGAAATTGTTAAACTTTAAAGAAATTTTAGCTATGACGTCGAACAAATTGAAAACTGTAGCACAACTCGGATG
This is a stretch of genomic DNA from bacterium. It encodes these proteins:
- the erpA gene encoding iron-sulfur cluster insertion protein ErpA, which produces MTETMEAVNDVVITQRAIEEIGSIMREQSIPENYTLRMGVQGGGCSGFQYSLAFDETISENDTILEFGAVKVAVDYKSMLYLKGVTLDFQDGLNGRGFVFNNPNAKKTCGCGSSFSA